From Phragmites australis chromosome 5, lpPhrAust1.1, whole genome shotgun sequence, a single genomic window includes:
- the LOC133918312 gene encoding bZIP transcription factor 44-like → MASSSGSGSSGSLSAATAAAAAMAGTEEELRALMEQRRTKRMLSNRESARRSRMRKQRHLDDLTAQAAQLRRENAHVATALGLTTQGLLAVDSENAVLRIQAAELDAHLHYLNDILACMNTNAAAAASDPFIAFDGNAAFDDLLRSCPEMFPLC, encoded by the coding sequence ATGGCTTCTTCGAGCGGGAGCGGCAGCTCGGGGTCGCtctcggcggcgacggcggccgccgccgctatGGCGGGGACGGAGGAGGAGCTGCGTGCGCTCATGGAGCAGCGTCGCACCAAGCGGATGCTCTCCAACCGCGAGTCTGCGCGGCGGTCGCGGATGCGCAAGCAGCGCCACCTCGACGACCTCACCGCGCAGGCCGCGCAGCTCCGCCGCGAGAACGCGCACGTCGCCACCGCGCTCGGCCTCACCACGCAGGGCCTCCTCGCCGTCGACTCCGAGAACGCCGTCCTACGCATCCAAGCCGCCGAGCTCGACGCGCACCTCCACTACCTCAACGACATCCTCGCCTGCATGAACaccaacgccgccgccgccgcctccgaccCATTCATCGCCTTCGACGGCAACGCTGCTTTCGACGACCTCCTGAGATCCTGCCCCGAGATGTTCCCGCTCTGCTAG
- the LOC133918311 gene encoding uncharacterized protein LOC133918311 isoform X1 translates to MICVLLIMQLASNGTQAEETMQFVSHCDHAEVSDSQAIISELNTPERPTEHLASCEIKPVSVDDDNENIDANEETHLVVQDVPQCRICLDNEGDDLIAPCRCKGTQKYVHRSCLDNWRSTKEGFAFSHCTECRAAFLLRANVPPDRWWLRLKFQLLVVRDHTLIFFIVQLVVAFLGMVVYRFYGDELREMFGYEKHPYAFYAMAILAIVLVGLLYGFFVAIICGQRITERHYHVLALQELTKQEYIVEDLEGADQVPDLDPSHVTELKILGLY, encoded by the exons ATGATTTGCGTGTTGTTGATAATGCAGTTGGCTTCTAATGGCACTCAAGCAGAAGAAACAATGCAGTTTGTGTCCCATTGTGATCATGCAGAAGTGTCTGATTCCCAGGCGATAATTTCAGAACTAAACACACCAGAGAGACCCACAGAGCATCTAGCCTCATGTGAAATCAAGCCAGTAAGTGTTGATGATGACAATGAAAATATTGATGCCAATGAAGAAACTCACCTTGTTGTTCAAGATGTTCCTCAATGCCGGATTTGCCTTGACAATGAAG GTGATGACTTGATTGCGCCCTGCCGTTGCAAGGGAACACAGAAGTATGTCCATAGGTCCTGTCTTGATAACTGGAGATCAACAAAG GAAGGTTTTGCATTTTCACATTGCACCGAGTGTCGAGCTGCATTCTTGCTTCGTGCAAATGTTCCTCCAGATCGATGGTGGTTAAGATTGAAGTTTCAACTTCTGGTTGTTAGGGATCACACATTGATCTTCTTTATTGTGCAGCTG GTAGTTGCTTTCTTGGGTATGGTGGTATACAGATTTTATGGAGATGAACTGCGAGAAATGTTTGGCTATGAAAAGCATCCATATGCTTTCTACGCAATGGCAA TATTGGCTATTGTTTTGGTTGGTTTGCTGTATGGGTTCTTCGTTGCTATAATATGTGGGCAGAGGATCACTGAACGGCATTACCATGTCCTTGCATTGCAAGAGTTAACCAAG CAGGAGTATATTGTAGAAGATCTTGAAGGAGCTGACCAAGTGCCAGACCTTGATCCTAGCCATGTTACAGAGTTGAAGATATTGGGACTCTATTGA
- the LOC133918311 gene encoding uncharacterized protein LOC133918311 isoform X3: MICVLLIMQLASNGTQAEETMQFVSHCDHAEVSDSQAIISELNTPERPTEHLASCEIKPVSVDDDNENIDANEETHLVVQDVPQCRICLDNEGDDLIAPCRCKGTQKYVHRSCLDNWRSTKVVAFLGMVVYRFYGDELREMFGYEKHPYAFYAMAILAIVLVGLLYGFFVAIICGQRITERHYHVLALQELTKQEYIVEDLEGADQVPDLDPSHVTELKILGLY, from the exons ATGATTTGCGTGTTGTTGATAATGCAGTTGGCTTCTAATGGCACTCAAGCAGAAGAAACAATGCAGTTTGTGTCCCATTGTGATCATGCAGAAGTGTCTGATTCCCAGGCGATAATTTCAGAACTAAACACACCAGAGAGACCCACAGAGCATCTAGCCTCATGTGAAATCAAGCCAGTAAGTGTTGATGATGACAATGAAAATATTGATGCCAATGAAGAAACTCACCTTGTTGTTCAAGATGTTCCTCAATGCCGGATTTGCCTTGACAATGAAG GTGATGACTTGATTGCGCCCTGCCGTTGCAAGGGAACACAGAAGTATGTCCATAGGTCCTGTCTTGATAACTGGAGATCAACAAAG GTAGTTGCTTTCTTGGGTATGGTGGTATACAGATTTTATGGAGATGAACTGCGAGAAATGTTTGGCTATGAAAAGCATCCATATGCTTTCTACGCAATGGCAA TATTGGCTATTGTTTTGGTTGGTTTGCTGTATGGGTTCTTCGTTGCTATAATATGTGGGCAGAGGATCACTGAACGGCATTACCATGTCCTTGCATTGCAAGAGTTAACCAAG CAGGAGTATATTGTAGAAGATCTTGAAGGAGCTGACCAAGTGCCAGACCTTGATCCTAGCCATGTTACAGAGTTGAAGATATTGGGACTCTATTGA
- the LOC133918311 gene encoding uncharacterized protein LOC133918311 isoform X2, whose product MICVLLIMQLASNGTQAEETMQFVSHCDHAEVSDSQAIISELNTPERPTEHLASCEIKPVSVDDDNENIDANEETHLVVQDVPQCRICLDNEGDDLIAPCRCKGTQKYVHRSCLDNWRSTKEGFAFSHCTECRAAFLLRANVPPDRWWLRLKFQLLVVRDHTLIFFIVQLVVAFLGMVVYRFYGDELREMFGYEKHPYAFYAMAILAIVLVGLLYGFFVAIICGQRITERHYHVLALQELTKEYIVEDLEGADQVPDLDPSHVTELKILGLY is encoded by the exons ATGATTTGCGTGTTGTTGATAATGCAGTTGGCTTCTAATGGCACTCAAGCAGAAGAAACAATGCAGTTTGTGTCCCATTGTGATCATGCAGAAGTGTCTGATTCCCAGGCGATAATTTCAGAACTAAACACACCAGAGAGACCCACAGAGCATCTAGCCTCATGTGAAATCAAGCCAGTAAGTGTTGATGATGACAATGAAAATATTGATGCCAATGAAGAAACTCACCTTGTTGTTCAAGATGTTCCTCAATGCCGGATTTGCCTTGACAATGAAG GTGATGACTTGATTGCGCCCTGCCGTTGCAAGGGAACACAGAAGTATGTCCATAGGTCCTGTCTTGATAACTGGAGATCAACAAAG GAAGGTTTTGCATTTTCACATTGCACCGAGTGTCGAGCTGCATTCTTGCTTCGTGCAAATGTTCCTCCAGATCGATGGTGGTTAAGATTGAAGTTTCAACTTCTGGTTGTTAGGGATCACACATTGATCTTCTTTATTGTGCAGCTG GTAGTTGCTTTCTTGGGTATGGTGGTATACAGATTTTATGGAGATGAACTGCGAGAAATGTTTGGCTATGAAAAGCATCCATATGCTTTCTACGCAATGGCAA TATTGGCTATTGTTTTGGTTGGTTTGCTGTATGGGTTCTTCGTTGCTATAATATGTGGGCAGAGGATCACTGAACGGCATTACCATGTCCTTGCATTGCAAGAGTTAACCAAG GAGTATATTGTAGAAGATCTTGAAGGAGCTGACCAAGTGCCAGACCTTGATCCTAGCCATGTTACAGAGTTGAAGATATTGGGACTCTATTGA